One genomic region from Streptomyces sp. Li-HN-5-11 encodes:
- a CDS encoding serine hydrolase domain-containing protein has product MVEPAMTSDAEKLHLDEEALRRLSGRIAADVGAGRYLGASVLVARGGVIGYQDHIGEVAPGRPVTEGDIYLLMSLSKAFTAALVLRAIDQGRLTLDTRIADVIPAFAVRGKHLVTVRHLLTHSGGTYTGFPPPPPLTMTEDVGDLRKNVQILSGLPLAFTPGSQVVYNPFASYALLGQLLVEIDERKRSFSEIARDELFGPLGMTDTSFGLAVDEPRRVPVSVAGANAAVIDKAMFEILNTTFDERTEHPAGGAFATAVDVFKFADALRRRGSTDEYRLMSPAMFEYACQNHTGSMRNGFWDFDREARNIPEFPAKFSLLGGYVRGTGHHLTPFGQTASPRAFGAVGGGSTLWMVDPDRDLTFVFLSAGFLDGLDHFARLQQVADLVLAAVND; this is encoded by the coding sequence ATGGTGGAGCCGGCAATGACCTCGGACGCCGAGAAGTTGCATCTGGACGAGGAAGCGCTTCGGCGTCTCAGCGGGCGGATCGCCGCCGACGTCGGCGCAGGACGGTACCTCGGGGCGTCCGTTCTGGTTGCTCGCGGTGGTGTGATCGGCTACCAGGACCACATCGGGGAAGTCGCCCCGGGCCGTCCCGTGACCGAGGGCGACATCTACCTGCTGATGTCGCTGTCGAAGGCCTTCACGGCAGCGCTCGTGCTGAGGGCGATCGACCAGGGGAGACTCACCCTGGACACGCGGATCGCTGACGTGATCCCGGCGTTCGCCGTACGCGGCAAGCACCTCGTGACCGTTCGCCATCTGCTGACGCACAGCGGCGGCACCTACACCGGTTTCCCCCCGCCCCCGCCGCTGACGATGACCGAGGACGTCGGCGACCTCCGGAAGAATGTCCAGATCCTGTCCGGCCTGCCGTTGGCGTTCACGCCGGGCTCCCAGGTCGTGTACAACCCGTTCGCGTCCTACGCCCTGCTGGGGCAGCTGCTGGTGGAGATCGACGAGCGGAAACGCTCCTTCTCGGAGATCGCCAGGGACGAGCTCTTCGGCCCGCTCGGCATGACGGACACGAGCTTCGGACTGGCCGTCGACGAGCCGCGCCGTGTGCCGGTCTCGGTGGCGGGCGCCAACGCCGCAGTCATCGACAAGGCCATGTTCGAGATCCTCAACACCACCTTCGACGAGCGCACCGAACACCCCGCGGGCGGAGCGTTTGCCACGGCCGTCGACGTCTTCAAGTTCGCCGACGCCCTCCGGCGGCGCGGGAGCACCGATGAGTACCGCTTGATGTCACCGGCCATGTTCGAGTACGCCTGCCAGAACCACACCGGCAGCATGCGCAACGGGTTCTGGGACTTCGACCGGGAGGCGCGGAACATTCCGGAGTTCCCGGCGAAGTTCTCCCTGCTGGGCGGCTACGTTCGTGGGACCGGGCACCATCTGACACCGTTCGGCCAGACGGCGTCGCCACGTGCCTTCGGCGCGGTCGGGGGCGGATCGACGCTCTGGATGGTCGACCCGGACCGTGATCTGACGTTCGTGTTCCTCAGCGCCGGCTTCCTCGACGGACTCGACCACTTCGCGCGGCTCCAGCAAGTGGCCGACCTGGTGTTGGCCGCGGTCAACGACTGA